Sequence from the Erythrolamprus reginae isolate rEryReg1 chromosome 2, rEryReg1.hap1, whole genome shotgun sequence genome:
GACTTTTTAACAGCATATTTTCCTGTTTAAATATATACAATCATAATCAATAGGTTGCAAATTTTCATTCAATTTGAATATACACATTTAAGTTACAATGCTTATTCATTAGTGTTTATTTGTCAACTGTATCTCATATACAACTAAGTCTAGGTGGACTTTAAACAACCTACAAAACATGTTAGAAGTAATAgtaggcaaaaataaataaataccatgctGGCAGGTGCAAGATGTATAGTCAGAAAAACAGTAAGTAGTCTGTTTATTTTAGATTACACATTTAATTTAAAGAATTTTTGATAAATATTGATGTAACTAATGACAACCGCTCTAACCAATAACATAAAAgtatctttttcatttttttcaccaGAAGTACTAAGTACAAATAATGTGCAAGTACAAATAGAAGTACTACGGTAAGTACTAAATATAACTAATGCATTTCCTGGAAAGaggaaaatgaaaacaaattttGTCGAACTGTCACAAATGATACACAAATAGGGAAGGAATGTTTCTAAGTTACAAAAGCAAATTGTTTTATGACTCATTCCTCTGCCAATTACTTCAATAAATTAATGGAATGGTGAATAAAAGttgcatattttatttaaaagaaagttaTGGTGAGGAAATTTTAGAATGCCAACATATATTCATGCACATTTCAATATCTCCAATACAATGTTAATCCAACACATATTAAACAGGTTTGAAATAATTATACACCTTATTTAAATGATACAGGGAGTTCTTACAAAAGCTTTAAGAGGTGTGCCATGCACCTGTAAACAGCAGCTCTTACCATGATGTAATCCATTCTTTTGATACATGTTGCTTGGTAAGGTTTCTCGATTCCACTCAGAAGGCCTTAACATTCTCTCCTGCTGTGATGGCGTCAGCTGTTCACTATATTCCCAGAAGTATCTCCGCTTGCCTCTTTTTCGACAAGATATTGCCGTCATTTCTTTCAAATCTTCTACAGAATCATTTTCAAAACCTAAAAATTTATAAAGTTGTACTTTTATAGAGCCTGTCCAGAGCAAATGGACCAGAGATAGGTAGAAGGGAGTATATCAACGCAAGGGTAAAAAGGACTAGAATAAAGGGGAAATGAGACTTCAAACTTTGACAATTTCTGGCagtgttcaatttttttctcccAATTGCCAACAGAGAATTTATCAGATGACTAATGGACAAAATGGCACTGGACTTTTCCAGAGCATCAAACCATTTTGTTCTTAAGCACAGCCTGGATGTTCTTTACAGAACTGTCTCCTCAACTAATGATATCTTCAAATCAGCATTCTACACCTCTTTGATTTTAGAAAATCAAAATGATCACTGATTATACAATGTACAGTCAGATACAGATAAAAGTATGCACTAGACTTACAGAGTAACATTATATCACATTATATGCATTTAATTTTTCAGCTTCCATATTATGCTttaaaccagtggtccccaatctTTTTGGCTCTAAGGACCACTACtttaaacaaagagagaaaattCACTATTCCAAATAATCCTAAATAGGGATTTTTCTAATCTCATATTAAAACAGGCACCTGGCTTCCCAGATCagatataatttttttccccacagaAGCCATTTGTACTTATGTTTATGCTCAAAGGTAACGAATGTTAGATAGAATGTTAGATAGATACACCCCTGAATTATTTATATGAGGCTATGCAATGGAAAGAATAATAAATCACTTGATGGACAACAAGCAGCAGTGGCATTTATTCATTAGAATGGTTAACACTTGTTTCTGGAAAAAACTCTACACAGATCATACAGCATGGCCATCCAATTTTCATATAAGACCTCAACattccaaaaatgtaaaaaaaaccctacacctCTAAATGGATTCTTGACAGACTGTTTCATAAATATTGTTGATGATTAACAGCTTACCTTAAAAGTAACCTAAACTGCTCAGGGCCTCCTTCTTTGAGGGAGGTGGGTGgtttagaaatatgaaatataaatatacaaaccTAATCAGTGTTGCATAAGATACTGAATTACAATACAAGATTGTGTTTTCTTTGGTTACATTAAGCAAGACGTCATTTGGCTAAAACTCATTTTCAATTTGACAATGTGCAATTCTTTCAAGACCAAGCATCACCAAAAAGAGCAGTTTAATAGTTTGTATCTAGATCACGAAAATTTAATTACCTGGTTCAGAAAATGTATCACTGATGTCATCATCTTTATCGTCCTCATAATCCTCCTCTTCATCGTTTTCAGATAGTTCGTGCTCACTTCCAAAGCCTTCATCATGATCTTCATCTTCCacctcttcttcatcatcttcatcctCATCAGGATCGGCTGTGCCTGCATGATCAGCTGAGCCATCACTGACAAAAAGGGAATAATTATGCTCTTCTTTTTTCTGTGAAGGATCTGACACCGAGGTGCTAGCAGAGAGGTTACTCTTCTCAGCCATAAGTCCTGGAGCTTCCTGGGGTGGAGTGAGGAGCAGAGCCTGAGTGTCTTTGAAAGGCTGTGCAGGACTACTGTGAGTCTGAAGGGGGTCAATTCCTTTTTGCTCTTGTCTCTTTGCTACAACTCCACAGTAGCAGGTGTTTTCTTTTGCAGCATCAGCATTTGCCTGGCTCAAAGCAGACCTGTTCTGGTACACTGGATTTATCTTCACTTTTGCCTTTTTAACATAATCCTTACATTCAATATGAATATTCACTTTCTCATTGTACATATTGGTCTTAACCATGATTTGTGTGTTTGAATTGGCCTTGCTTGCTTTCTGAGCAAACTCAGATAAAGGTGCTTCAGCCTGAGCAGTTTTTGATGAACAAACTGGGGCAGCTGCTCTTGTAATTTTCTTGGTTGGCAGAGACGTTAATTGGGTTTGTTTTGCATTGAACAGCAACTCTGAATAGCATAGTGGATCTGAGACAGGCTGAGAGTCCTCACTGTTGAGCTGAGCCAGAGTTGGAGTTCTACTTATTACCTCTTCATCTTGATATGGGCTTGAAAAGTCATCAAGACCTAAATAGTCCACCTCTTTTGTTCCCCAAATGTCACAGCTGGTTAATTTTGTATACTTTGTTAAATCTTCACAGTAAGTATCCCACTGATCCCAGTTAGGGAACGACATTTCAGTATCCAGAATCTCAGTAAGAGTCTCTAAGTTCTCAAATTCTTTACAGTCCTCTACAGAAAGGAAATTGTCCCTGGAACTCTGTTGGCAATCCATTCCTCTGTCCTATTAAAGTAAATAGGTATAAGCATATCAATAACAGTTAATGCATTTTCCATCCATATTCTTACCCCATCAGCCAGCTAAGgccaaaataaattaataagtgCACCTTGAAGGACATATTATATAAAGCATGTTAAAGCAGTAATCCTAAAATAAGTTGCATTGAATCCAGTGGGTTTACCAAATGATCATACATAGCCCTATGCTGTGTATTGGTTCCGAACATTTTGGGAGTTTGGGAAGTCAACGATTCCTATGCTTATCTCAGTGCTTATTCTGTCAATAGGAACACCCCATTGGTTCTAGTATTTTATAGACGATTCCTTTCTTAAGCACTCAATAAGACAAGATCAATGACATTAAATGAatcagaacaagaagcaaagtgGTAAGAAGTCAATTCTTTCTCAAATTAATTCCATAATATTCAGATTCTGAAGtgctttattttaattatatattaaatatattagaatatgtTTAAAATGGGCATCATCCCAAATGATCAAAAGTCTGAATTAATCTTCGAACCAGGAAAGACTACAAGGTTTGGAACTATGTGGTTTTtagaaaaaaactgaataaaagcatatattgatataatttaaaaatgtaCACATGACAGAGGTAACAGTTAAGCTTTTGGTCTGATCCAAAGGAATTTTCTCATGAATTTTTAGTATCCATCATATAAAAGTCTAATACACATACATACTCACTCACAGATACACACAAGTTTTATATCACCCCCATTATAATACAGCTCAAATACTTActatatttccctgaaaataggaccctgtcttatatttttttgaaccccgaaataagtgcttggccttatttttggggagatCTCATTATTTTGTGGCACGTGGAGCAAGACAGAGTGCTCCTCTTGccgtcttacctgatttccagctcagtctcactaaccctaaccagaggaaatggcagggGCTGACTGCACATGCCTTTAAAATGTTTTCACAgaaggcttattttggggggatgtcttattttcagggaaacacagtaagtCCGAATAAAAGCAGTTTTTACAGAAGTATAAAAATCAAGTTATatgatatacatatacatactatGATTTCAAAGGGTAGCTTCACCTAAATTTATTTAGGAACAACAAATATGCTTCATGCAATGAAAGACAAACAAATGCAGCTTACCAATTCATACATAAAATCTGGGTCAGAATTATTAGCCAAGAGATCTGTGCTGATCAAAGTCTGTTCTGAAAACATGTGGCTTTGAAAGGCATCTCCAAATGGAGGATCCATTCCACTCACACTGGGCTATAATAAATTGATATTAGTTTGGAACTTTAAaacatttctatatttttataaaacaaaaaaatatataaatcctTCAAacaccctctctttttctcccccccccacccccattcttACAATGCATTAAGAGCAAACATTTGAACTTAACAACCTTTTAGTATTGCCTACATATATGGTATTATGATTCTGGCTGACTTCATGAGATGTGCTAAGCCAATTTGGGTGAGTTTGGTTTAGCATTTTTCTGAAACCATCATTATTTATGTTTAGTGAAGCCAGTTACTGTCATTtat
This genomic interval carries:
- the CREBRF gene encoding CREB3 regulatory factor isoform X1 — protein: MSYMLPTNPEEKLEQNLQARKTKKLELNLEDLGLEMPQPSVSGMDPPFGDAFQSHMFSEQTLISTDLLANNSDPDFMYELDRGMDCQQSSRDNFLSVEDCKEFENLETLTEILDTEMSFPNWDQWDTYCEDLTKYTKLTSCDIWGTKEVDYLGLDDFSSPYQDEEVISRTPTLAQLNSEDSQPVSDPLCYSELLFNAKQTQLTSLPTKKITRAAAPVCSSKTAQAEAPLSEFAQKASKANSNTQIMVKTNMYNEKVNIHIECKDYVKKAKVKINPVYQNRSALSQANADAAKENTCYCGVVAKRQEQKGIDPLQTHSSPAQPFKDTQALLLTPPQEAPGLMAEKSNLSASTSVSDPSQKKEEHNYSLFVSDGSADHAGTADPDEDEDDEEEVEDEDHDEGFGSEHELSENDEEEDYEDDKDDDISDTFSEPGFENDSVEDLKEMTAISCRKRGKRRYFWEYSEQLTPSQQERMLRPSEWNRETLPSNMYQKNGLHHGKYAVKKSRRTDVEDLTPNPKKLLQIGNELRKLNKVISDLTPVSELPLTARPRSRKEKNKLASRACRLKKKAQYEANKVKLWGLNTEYDNLLFVINSIKQEIVNRVQSPKDERVTNMSQKLDVLIKDTLGQPVSGQTSEFVNQVLEKTAEGDPTGGLVGLRIPTSKI
- the CREBRF gene encoding CREB3 regulatory factor isoform X2, with the translated sequence MSYMLPTNPEEKLEQNLQARKTKKLELNLEDLGLEMPQPSVSGMDPPFGDAFQSHMFSEQTLISTDLLANNSDPDFMYELDRGMDCQQSSRDNFLSVEDCKEFENLETLTEILDTEMSFPNWDQWDTYCEDLTKYTKLTSCDIWGTKEVDYLGLDDFSSPYQDEEVISRTPTLAQLNSEDSQPVSDPLCYSELLFNAKQTQLTSLPTKKITRAAAPVCSSKTAQAEAPLSEFAQKASKANSNTQIMVKTNMYNEKVNIHIECKDYVKKAKVKINPVYQNRSALSQANADAAKENTCYCGVVAKRQEQKGIDPLQTHSSPAQPFKDTQALLLTPPQEAPGLMAEKSNLSASTSVSDPSQKKEEHNYSLFVSDGSADHAGTADPDEDEDDEEEVEDEDHDEGFGSEHELSENDEEEDYEDDKDDDISDTFSEPGFENDSVEDLKEMTAISCRKRGKRRYFWEYSEQLTPSQQERMLRPSEWNRETLPSNMYQKNGLHHGKYAVKKSRRTDVEDLTPNPKKLLQIGNELRKLNKVISDLTPVSELPLTARPRSRKEKNKLASRACRLKKKAQYEANKVKLWGLNTEYDNLLFVINSIKQEIVNRVQSPKDERVTNMSQKLDVLIKDTLDLYAAPLQGLGAAFNNSTIYKSNIKKQNILIYPY